The following proteins are co-located in the Castanea sativa cultivar Marrone di Chiusa Pesio chromosome 8, ASM4071231v1 genome:
- the LOC142605947 gene encoding uncharacterized protein LOC142605947 yields MRSSEEFSALKGIGQLAEKMVEMKKNVSYPLVYSLVTLALILPVATATVERAFSAMNIIKNRLRNRIGDQWMNDCLVTYIEKDIFKTIECEEIMQWFQNMKNRRGQLSKIN; encoded by the coding sequence ATGCGGTCCTCTGAAGAGTTTTCAGCACTTAAAGGAATTGGACAGCTTGCTGAAAAGAtggtagaaatgaaaaagaatgttTCATATCCATTGGTTTACTCATTAGTGACTTTGGCATTGATCTTACCAGTTGCAACAGCTACAGTTGAAAGAGCTTTTTCAGCAATGAACATAATTAAGAATCGATTACGCAATCGAATAGgagatcagtggatgaatgattgcttagtCACATATATTGAGAAAGATATATTCAAGACTATTGAGTGTGAAGAAATTATGCAgtggtttcaaaatatgaaaaatcgtcGAGGGCAATTGAGTAAAATAAACTag
- the LOC142606739 gene encoding nicotinamide adenine dinucleotide transporter 2, mitochondrial-like, whose translation MTRTRDSCDGPTTRDLICNACAGASAGAIAATFVCPLDVIKTRLQVHGLPPVHKGSIIITSLKDILRTEGFKGMYRGLSPTIVALLPNWAVYFTVYEQLKGLLHSHGDSDNQLTIGANMLAAAGAGAATSITTNPLWVVKTRLQTQGMRRDVIPYKGMLSALTRIAHEEGIRGLYSGIVPSLAGISHVAIQFPAYEKIKCYMAIRGNTTVDTLSPGNVAVASSVAKVVASVMTYPHEVVRSRLQEQGQARNTEVRYAGVIDCVKKVFRKEGLTGFYRGCATNLLRTTPSAVITFTSYEMIRRFLERVIPPDNKH comes from the exons ATGACTAGAACTAGGGATTCTTGTGATGGTCCGACCACCAGAGATTTAATCTGCAACGCTTGTGCTGGTGCCTCTGCTG GTGCTATTGCTGCCACCTTTGTGTGCCCACTGGATGTTATCAAGACAAGGCTACAGGTCCATGGCCTTCCTCCTGTTCATAAAG GTAGCATCATTATTACAAGCCTAAAGGACATATTAAGAACTGAAGGTTTCAAGGGAATGTATCGTGGCCTTTCACCAACAATTGTAGCACTACTTCCAAATTGGGCA GTCTACTTCACAGTTTATGAGCAACTAAAAGGGCTACTTCATTCACATG GGGATAGCGACAATCAACTTACAATTGGTGCAAATATGCTAGCTGCTGCAGGTGCTGGCGCTGCCACTTCCATCACAACAAATCCATTGTGGGTTGTTAAGACCAGACTCCAA ACACAGGGAATGAGGCGGGATGTAATTCCTTACAAAGGTATGCTTTCTGCTTTGACAAGGATAGCACATGAGGAAGGCATTCGAGGATTGTATAG TGGCATTGTTCCTTCATTGGCCGGGATAAGTCATGTTGCCATTCAATTTCCTGCATATGAAAAGATCAAGTGTTATATGGCAATAAGGG GTAACACAACAGTTGATACGTTGAGTCCAGGAAACGTTGCTGTTGCATCGTCAGTAGCAAAAGTAGTTGCCTCCGTGATGACTTACCCACATGAG GTAGTGCGATCCCGGCTGCAAGAGCAAGGGCAGGCCAGAAATACTGAAGTCCGATATGCAGGGGTTATTGATTGTGTTAAGAAGGTGTTCCGAAAGGAAGGCCTTACTGGCTTTTACCGTGGTTGTGCAACTAATCTGTTGAGAACAACTCCATCCGCTGTTATTACATTTACCAGTTACGAGATGATACGTAGATTCTTGGAGCGGGTTATACCTCCAGATAATAAGCATTGA
- the LOC142607993 gene encoding uncharacterized protein LOC142607993, which yields MATLQKFKLLATQCGVAPSPTRSPRTSPVVQLPRRKTTLRMLLSRSRSNPPFPPLIPSIFSPQKKDKKKEKEKDSMAVQSHTLKDLFVSSPPLEETHGHGGEMEERLGLIGSGGIGAGFDNWRAGPGSPKPVWNGFRYRSLLRRAWRPVLTTIPEESLVSSH from the coding sequence ATGGCGACACTTCAGAAATTCAAGCTACTGGCGACGCAATGCGGCGTGGCTCCGAGCCCCACTCGGAGCCCAAGGACGAGCCCAGTGGTCCAACTCCCTCGGCGCAAGACCACTCTGCGAATGCTCCTCAGCCGAAGCCGCTCAAACCCGCCGTTTCCGCCACTAATTCCGTCGATATTTTCACCGCAAAAGAAGGacaagaagaaggagaaagaaaaggatTCAATGGCGGTGCAGAGTCACACTCTCAAGGACCTGTTTGTGTCTTCGCCGCCTCTCGAAGAGACTCATGGTCATGGTGGAGAAATGGAAGAGAGGCTTGGTTTGATTGGGAGCGGAGGAATTGGAGCCGGTTTCGATAATTGGAGAGCCGGACCGGGTTCGCCGAAACCGGTCTGGAATGGTTTCCGCTACAGGTCGTTGTTAAGGAGGGCTTGGCGTCCTGTGCTGACTACTATTCCTGAGGAGTCTCTAGTCTCTTCTCACTAA